DNA sequence from the Raineyella sp. LH-20 genome:
GTGCGGCGTACACCACGACCGCACTGAACGTCCGCACCGGACCCTCGACGTCGTACGCCGTTGTCACCACGCTGGTGCGCGGCACCAAGGTGACAACGACCGGGACGGAGCAGAACGGCTGGACCCAGGTGCTCTACAACGGCGCCACCCGGTGGGTGTCCAGCGCCTACCTCACCAGCGCCGGCGCCTCGGCCAGCCAGCCGGCCCCCTCGGTCGTCACCGGGTCCGGGACGATGTACGCCACCACCTCGGTGAACGTTCGCACCGGCCCGTCGACCGGCTACAGCGTGGTGACCACGCTGGAACGCGGGCAGCAGATCGCCACCACCGGCAAGACGTCGAACGGCTGGACCGAGGTGGTCTGGCAGGGCGCCGCCCGCTGGATGTCGAGCCAGTACCTCAGCACCAGCAACCCCGGCCCCTCGAACGCGGTGCAGCCGGTGAGCGACGGTTCGGTGATCGCGTCGGCGCTGCCCGGGTCGGTCGGCCTGTCCGGCACCATCCCGGGGGTCAAGAAGGTCATCAACCTGGTCGAGACCAACTGGCCGGTGGTCGGCCCGTACTACGGCGTACGCGTCGAACCGGGCTCGGACCACAACGACGGCCACGCCGTGGACTGCATGATCCCGAACTGGTCCGGGGCCAACAAGGCGGTCGGCGACGCGATCGCCGCCTATCTCCAGGCCCACGCCCGGGAACTGAACATCAACTACATCATCTGGCGCCAGCACATCTGGTCGGTCGCCCGCTCGTCGGAGGGATGGCGGCCGATGGCCGACCGGGGCTCGACCACGGCCAACCACTACGACCACGTGCACGTCAGCGTCTACTGAGACCGCTGAACGTACGAGGCAGCGGAACGTACGGGGCACTCGTCGCGTACGCCTCACCCCTTGGCGGTCGGACCGGATCATCACGGCGGTGAGTGGCCCGGGGCCACTCACCTCACCGGCGTGACTCCGGACCGGCCCGCCGCGTGCGCAGGAATCGCCCAGTACCGTCGGCTGGGCTATGCTGTTCGTCGGCCCTTCGCCCGTGACAGAGCGGATGGCCGTGGTGCTCAGCACCGAGTCCCCTTCGTCTAGTGGCCTAGGACACCGCCCTTTCAAGGCGGCAGCGCGGGTTCGAATCCCGTAGGGGATGCTCATTATGATGTCTCAGGACCTTGGAAACCGGTGAATCCTCGATGTGGGGGGTTCACCGGTTTCGTGCTGTGGGCCGGGGTTGGTAGTCCCTGGTGCGGTCAAGGATGAGTCTGCGGAGGATGTCGCCGGTGGCGTTGATGATGGTGATGCCGAGGTCGTGGACGAACAGGGTGATGAGGGTTCGCGCGTGGGCGTGTCCGATGCCGATGTGACGGAGGCGTCCGGCGTGGCGCCAGGTGACGCGGCCTGATTTGTCAACCTCGTCAGTGCGGACCCGGCCAGCCGGTGAGGCGGGTCGCGGGGGTGGGCAGGGGCCAGCGGGACCGGCGCTGGTTGTATGCCAGCACCGTACGGGATGCCACAGCTCTCGACTGCTCCGACGCACATTGGATCCGATCCTCAACCATCAGATGCGGCACGAATTTCGGAGCCCCGTACCTGTCAAGTACAGATCAGCCGATAGATCTAATTCTAAATCTCAGCAATACTAAGGATCGAATCACCTCAGAATTTCATCTCTGGCCGCATCTGGCGGCCTTCTGCTTGCCAGACAAGGATGTCCAACCAACACATTGAAGATCGCCACCAAACCTCCTTGCGAGCCGCTGCTGGGCGAAGGACCGCTTATAGTTGTCGGAGACTCTGGAATACTTAGAGATTCTCAGCCCAGATAAGCGTGGACTGTAGCACGGATGGCGTCCATATGGTCGTAGATCTGCTCAACATTTTCAATCGGAACTTTAACCTCATTCTTTTCACCGTCAATCAAACCGAGATACTTCTGGCGGGCATTAAAACGAAACCTGCAGATCGGCTTCCTGTTGGTGTTGTCGAAAAGGACGCTGAAGTGCGACTTGGTATCACGCCCAGCAATTCGCTCCAACGAAACTTCCGAAACCACAATCGCTCGCACAATGTTGTAGGCCTCAACCTCTTCAACGGTGGTCTCGATCCCGCGGCTCCCTTCACCATTACCCTCGGAATTTTCCTCGCCGGTATCGACCTCAGGCTGGGGGGTGGGCCCCGTGACCGGCGCCGCTCCCACGACAGCGCCCTGGCTGCCGAGAGCTGACTTCAGCCGTTCGTTGACCCGGTCGTTGACAAACTGTGTCACTGCCTTGCGGGTGATTCCGAGAAAAAACTCACGCATCTTCGCGGTCAGCGAGCCCTCGTACACACGGGTGGCGAAAAGGCGCACGAAGTCCTCGCCAGGCTCGGTGAACTCCTTGGCAATCTCGGCCTTCACCGCCGACACGTACTTCAGTTCCTCCGCAGCAACAAGGACAGACTCCAAGTCGAACGCAGACTTGGTGAGCTTCTTCAGCTCAGGCAGCGTGTAGGGGTCGACATCGAGGAGGTTAAGCCGCAAGAACGGCTTCTCGTCCATGATGTTCGGCTTGTCGAGGTCGGTGTAAAAGTTCCAGTATTGCCCGTTCGTGAGAACTCCGATCCGAGCGTTCGACACATGGAAGTAGCGGACGAGCTGCCCGGCGTTCTCCAAGGTCAGCGGGGTGCCAATCTGCTTGGCCTCAATCAGCATCTGGACCACACCATCACGCATGATCGCGTAGTCGATCTTCTCGCCCTTCTTCGTGCCGATGTCGCAGATGAACTCGGGCACCACTTCGGCCGGGTTGAACACGTCGTATACCCGAGAACGCGGCTGATGAACGGCATGATGACCGCGTTCTTCGTCGCCTCCTCGGTCTGCAGTGTGTCCCGGTACTCCGAGACCTTCGACGCGAGATCAGTCAGTGCATCCTCGAACGCCACGGCACGCCCTCTCTGTACGCTGTGGTCAGACCGGGTCGTCCAACCCGCCCTGGTCCGCCCCGTCTGTCGAATCAAATCCTGAGCGATTCACTCACGCGCCCACCGTGAATGTGGCAGGCCCGACGTTTGCGGACACGCCCGAGACTCTACAAGTTATGGACCCTGTCTGCCCCGAAAGCTCTGCGCAGGTACGCCGCATCGCCCGTCGCCTCTGGGGCGACACATCGAACGCCACTCAGCCAGCACTCCGCTCGGCCACCGCGACCAGCTCGGCGGCGATCCCCCGGGGCGGCTGGCCGGTGCGCCACACCGCGAGGAGCGGGCGGACCAGATCGAGGCCGGCGATCGGGACGACCACCAGCTCCCCCGCGTGCACCAGGTCGGCAACCACCAACTCGCTGAGCACGCCCGGCGCCACCCCGGCCTGGACGCTGGCACGTACGCCGGCGTTGCTGTTGAGCACGGCCGCCGCCGGGGCCAGGGTCCGGGGCGCGAGGGCCTGTTCCAACACGGCCCGGGTGCCCGAGCCGATCTCCCGAGTGACCAACGGCGTGGCGGCCAGATCATCGGGATCGACCGCGGGGCGTACGTGCCAGGGGTGGTCAGGCGCGACGACCAGCACCAACCGGTCGTGGGTGACGGTGTGGTGGGTGAGCCCCGGGGTCGGGCTGGGATCCTCGACGAAGCCGAGATCGACCGCCCCCTCCAGCACCAGCCAGGTGACCTCCGCCGAGTTCTCCACCCGCAACCGCACCCGATCCTCGGGGTTGTGGCGGCGCAACTCGGCCAGCCACCCCGGAAACAGATGCTCGGCGACGGTCATCGACGCCGCCACGTCCAGCTGGCCCCGACCGGCCGATTCCAGCGACCGCAGCGCCAAGGTGAAGCCCTCGGCCTGGTGCAACAGCGGACGGGCCCAGGCGATCACCGCCTGTCCGGCCTCGGTCGGCTCACTGCCCCGCGGCGTACGCCGGAACAGCACCACCCGCAGTTCACGTTCGAAGCGGCGGACCGTACGACTGGCGTTCGGGCCCGCCATCCCGACCGCCCGGGCCCCGGCGCCGACGCTGCCGTGGTCGGCGATCGCCACGAGCAGGTCGAGCACCTGGAGGCTCGGGTAGGTCGTCACCTCTGGATGATGTCACTTCCGGCGGTCCACGGTGTCGGGCGGCGATCCCCGGCGGGTGCGTCCTCGAGCGACACCACCGGGCGCATTTTCCTCACGCCGCAAGGCCGCGGGTCGCGAGGGCGCGGACGGAGGCCACGGCGCACAGCAGCACCGTGCCGCAGAGCACCACGGTCCCCACCTCCCCGACACCGGCCAACAGCGCGCTGCCGGTGCCCTGCCCCAGCAAGGTCGCCCCCAGGGCCAGCGTCCCGATCGGAAACGTCAGTGCCCACCACCCGGGGCTGAACGGCATCCGGCGCAGGAAGCCCCGTACGGTCACCGCGATCGCCCAGCCGACCAGCGGCAGGCCGACGGCGAACATCGCGACGCCGTACGCGTCGGCAGCCCGGTGGATGACGGCAGCCGCCGGGCCGGTCAACGCCGGCGCGGCCTGGGCGGCGATCGACTGGGCCGCCGCGGTGGACTGACCGACCATCCCCAGCGGGATCCAGGCTGACGGCGACGCCGCCAGCGCGATCGGGGCGATCCGCCAGTGGTGGTGGTAGGCGACGGCGAAGACGATCGTGCCGACGCACAGCGACAGGAAGAAGCAGCCGACAGTGACCAGCAGCAGCCAGATCCGCCCGGGGCCGGCGAGGTGCGACAACAGTCCGGTGCCCGTGGTCGCGGACACCATCGGCCCGACCACGGCCAGTCCCCACACGGTCGTCGGCGCCCCGCAGTCGCTGCCGACCAGTCGAGCCCCGAACCCCAGTGCGGTCAGCAGACCGATCAGGGTCCCGAGCACCCAGAGCACGCCGTCCATCGCCCACGCGGTCCGGGTGAGGCCCGGCCACCAGGCCGGCACCACCGTGGCGGTGCACGACCCGACGGCCAGCAGCCCCATCGCGACGGTGCCCCACAACGGCACCGTCGCGACGTCGCGCACCGTCTCGGTGAAGGCACGGCTGTCGCGGAGAATCCGGCCGACGAATCCGCCGGTGAGCAGGACCAGGACGACCCAGCAGGTCACCAGCAGCGCCACGGAGCCGACGTGTCCCCACGGCAGACGCCCGGCGAGGGTCTGCAGCAGGGTGCCCAGGATCCCGGTGCCCATCGCCGCCGGGTACCAGGCCGGGCCGAGGGGCGGCAGGCGTACGCCACGGAGAGTGACGTCCGACGCAGGATGCGCGGGGTCGGCGAGGAGTGCGGTCATGGCCTCCATCGTCGGGGCGGTCCCGCGGGACCGGTAGCCCCCGACCCGGCAGGCACCCCTATCAGTCGGATAAGGGAGCCCACCGGGCGGGACGCGATGCCGGTGCAGGGCTGCGGACCCTGCCGATCCGGGCCGAGGGCCGCGCCGAGCCGGGCCGAGGATTCTGCGATCAGGAGGATTCTGTGATCAGACCGCGCGGCTCCGGCGGCAGGGCGCTACCGCGTGAGCGCCGGGTGGTCGGTCGGCGGCGCCAGGAACGGGATCCGCGGCATCACCCAGTCGACGCCGATCACCCGGACCGCGGGTGCCACCGACAGCGACCAGACGATCGAGGCGAGCACGTCGGTCGGGTAGTGCATCGCGTCGATCATGATCGACAATGCCACCACCGCCACCAGCACCGTGCCCACGACGGTCCAGAGCCGCTGCCAGCGGCTGCCGCGCAGCAGATAGGCCACCGCGATGACGAAGGCGACGATGAAGACGGTGTGCCCGCTGGGGAACGAGGCATCGGTCTGCACCGGGATGAACGGGTGCGCCATCACGGCCGCGTCGGGGCGGGTGCGGTCCACCAGCATCTTCACCACCGCCGACGGGAGCCAGGTGACCGCCACCATCCCGCCGAGGGCGACGGCCGCACGGAGGTTCTTGCCGAGGAGCCAGATCGCCGCGCAGATCACCACGGTGATGATGATCGCCGGCACCGGGCTGATGACGTGGTAGACGGCAGAGGTGAACGCCCCCAACGCGCCGGTGTGCAGCCCGTTCAGGGCCTTGGACAGCGGCAGGTCGACCGGATGGCCCTTCAGCGCGAAGCCCACCCCGGTGATCACCACGATCGCCACGACCGCGGCCAGGATGAGCGTCAGCGGATAGGCCGAACGGCGGAAGATGCCGTCCTCCGCGGGGGCCCGGTGAGCCGACAGCCGGAGTTGTGGGACAGACATGACAAGAAGGGCGCTTTCTCTCGCGGACGGGACTCCATCATCCTCTCCGAGGACCAGGATCCCGACCACGATCGTGAACGCTCCCTGAGCGCCGCGTGAGGGATGGCTGAGCCTGGAGCCGTACGTGTGGACCGGACGAGGCGACCGTAGTAGAGGCGTAGGTCGGCGACTCCGCAGGCGGGCTAGGCTCAGGACCCCGCAGGCGGGCCTAGGCTCAGCAGCGTGCGTACGACCACCGAAGTGCTGCCCGGTCTGACCCTCACCAGTCTCACCCTCGACCTGCCCCTCGACCACGCGGGCCCCGCGGCGGGGACGATCGAGGTCTTCGCGCGGGTGGTGACCGGCGAGGGCGGGCAGGACAAGCCGTGCCTGCTCTTCCTCCAGGGTGGCCCCGGCAACGAGGCGCCCCGTCCGACGCTCGTCCCGGCCGGACCGTCCTGGCTGCCGCGCGCCCTGGAGGACTACCGGGTGGTGCTGCTCGACCAGCGCGGCACGGGCCGCTCCGCGCCGATCTCCTCCACCGTTGTCCGGCAGGAGGGCCGGGTCGAGGCCCGGCCGGCCGCGCCGCTCGCCGGTCTGGAAGTGGCCGAGCAGGCTCGCTACCTCACCCATCTGCGGGCCGACGGGATCGTCCGCGACGCCGAGGCGGTGCGGCAGGCGCTCGGGGCGGCGCGCTGGACCGTGCTGGGCCAGTCGTTCGGTGGCTTCGCCGCCCTGCACTACCTGTCGGCCTTTCCGGGATCGCTGGACGGCGTCATCCTCACCGGCGGGCTCAGCGCCGTCGGGCACCCGATCGAGGACATCTACGCGACCACCTGGCAGATCATGATCCGCAAGTCCGAGGAGCACTACCGCCGCTTCCCCGGCGATCGGGACCGGGTCCGCCGACTCAGTGCCCTGTGCGCCCGGGGCGCGATCAGCCTGCCCAACGGCGACCGGGTCTCCCCCGACCGGTTCCGTACGATCGGGATCCGGCTGGGCATGCAGGGCGGCGCGGAGCAACTGCACTACCTGCTCGGCCTGGATCCCGGTTCTGCGGCGTTCGCCCACGACCTGGCTGCGACGCTCCCCTTCGCCGGCCGCAATCCGCTCTACGCGGTGCTGCACGAGTCGTGCTACGCCGACGGGGTGGCCACCCACTGGGCGGCGGATCGTACGATGCCCGACCGGGTCCGCGAGGACGTCACCCTGCTCGGTGGGGAGCACCTGCACCGTTCGCTGTTCGCCGAGGACACCGAGCTGGCGGCCTTCGCCGGGGTGGCCGACCGGCTCGCTGAGCACCCCTGGGACCGGCTCTACGTGCCGGAGCAGCTCGCCCGGGCCGACGTCCCGGTCGCCGCGGCGGTCTACCAGCACGACGCGTACGTGCCGCTGGAGTACTCCCTGGAGACCGCCGGCCTGTTGCCGGACTGCCGCACCTGGGTGACCAGCGAGTACGAGCACAACGGGCTGCGGATGGATCCGGCGGTGCTCGACCACCTGATCGGCCTGCTCCGCGGACGACGCTGGTTGTAGTGCCTGCCCCCGGCGGCACGCCGTGCCCCTCAGGCTGCAGGCCGCGCCCTCAGGTGCACGCCGCGCCCGCCGGCCGTAGGGCCGGCCCCCTCGGGCTGTGCCGCCTGGGGGTGATCCCGGAGGCCTGCCCGGGGACCTCATCCTGCACGGTGATCTTCCGGGAGCCGCCCGCGGCATGATCCGTCCGGCGGCTCTCCGCGACAGGGTGGAGGCATGTCTTCAGCACTGCATCCGGCGACCGGCGCACCCGGCGCTGCCCCTGCTCCCTGTCTCGTCGCGGAGGACGTGACGAAGTCGTACGGCTCGACCGTCGCCCTGGCCGGGACCAGCCTGACCATCGACCCGGGCGAGGCGGTCGCCATCATGGGTCCCTCGGGCTCGGGCAAGACGACCCTGCTGCACTGCCTGTCCGGCATCATCGCGCCGTCGTCCGGAACGATCCGGCTCGACGCCGGTGTCGGCACCGTACGGGTCGATCGACTCGACGCCGCCGGACGGGCACGGCTGCGGCGGGAGTCTCTCGGTTTCGTCTTCCAGCAGGGCATGCTGGTCCCCGAACTGACCGCCGTGGAGAACATCGCGCTGCCCCTCCTGCTCAACGGCGCGGAGCGAGCCGATGCCGAGCACCACGCGTCCCGCTGGCTGACCGCCCTCGGCCTGGACGGCCTCGACGATCGCCGGATCGGCCAGCTCTCGGGTGGCCAGGCGCAGCGGGTGGCGATCGCCCGGGCCCAGGTGGTCGATCCGGCGATCGTGTTCGCCGACGAACCCACCGGCGCGCTCGACTCGGCGACCGCCGCCGATGTGATGGATGCCCTGCTCTCCTCGACGGTGGGACGGGGCCGCACGCTGGTCGTCGTCACGCACGATCCCGGCATCGCCCGCAGCTGTTCGCGGATCCTCACCCTGCACGACGGCCGCATCGTCAGCGACGTCGGCCGCCCGGAGGCGGCGCCGGCCGGTCACCGGTCGGCCGCTGACCGCGCCTCGAGGGGCGACGTCCGGAATCACGACCTGCGGAATCACGACCTGCGGAATCACGACCTGCGGAATCACGACCTGCGGACCAGCGGCGTCCGGAATACCGGCGTCCGGAGCAACGCGCTCCCCGGCGAGGTGGCGTGATGAGCGCGTCATCCGACCCGTCGGCCCTGTCACCCGCCACGAACCGTCCACCCGAGGCCGTCCCGACGCAGCTGTCCGAGCCCACTGCTGCGGGCCGGCTTCCTGAGGCGCTGCCGTTGCCGACCCACCGCGGCCCGCTCCGGCCGACCTGGACGCTGCTCGCTCTGCTGGCCCGCCCGACCCTGCGTGATCGGGCGGCCTGGGGTCTGCCGGTGACCGCCTTCGCCGTGATCTCGACGATCATCCTCGACGTCACCGGGGGCGCGGCGATGTTCTGGTCGTTCACCGGTGAGCTGGCGGGGACCTATCGGCTGTTGTCCAGCATCGCGGTGGTGTTGCTGGTGTTGCCGCTGGTCACTCTGGCGTCGTCGGCCGCCAGGCTGTCCGCCCGCCGGCGCGACGACCGATTGTCCTCGCTGCGGCTGCTCGGCGCGACGTCGTTGACCCTCCGGTTGGTCACCCTGGCCGAGGCCGGGACGTACGCCCTGGCCGGCGCGCTGCTCGGCTGCGTGGGGTACGCGATGACCCTGCCGCTGCTCGGCCTGTTGTCGTTCGACGGTCACCGGATCGGCGCTGCCGCCCTGCTGCTCGGCCCGGGCCCGCTGGCCGCGGTGGTGGCCGCCCTGGTCGTCCTGGCCCTGGTCAGTTCCGCGCTGGGCCTGCGTGCCGTGGCCATCTCCCCGCTCGGGGTGCGGATGCGCAGCACCCCCCAGTCGGTCTCCCGGGCC
Encoded proteins:
- a CDS encoding SH3 domain-containing protein, whose amino-acid sequence is MGFVTRALGRTAATATLAGLVTASSMVFGPLSQSAQGDRLTATTGVNLRSGPGLSYTIVGGLSTGQRITALGGSVDGWTPVDLNGRRVYVASRYVSGATDGATPVSTGATGTAVTTVNLNVRTGPSTSYSVVTTLGKGTTVTLTGTTSGGWTQISRSGHAYWVSSVYLGAGTSSGSTGGSSSGSTAAGAAYTTTALNVRTGPSTSYAVVTTLVRGTKVTTTGTEQNGWTQVLYNGATRWVSSAYLTSAGASASQPAPSVVTGSGTMYATTSVNVRTGPSTGYSVVTTLERGQQIATTGKTSNGWTEVVWQGAARWMSSQYLSTSNPGPSNAVQPVSDGSVIASALPGSVGLSGTIPGVKKVINLVETNWPVVGPYYGVRVEPGSDHNDGHAVDCMIPNWSGANKAVGDAIAAYLQAHARELNINYIIWRQHIWSVARSSEGWRPMADRGSTTANHYDHVHVSVY
- a CDS encoding type I restriction enzyme HsdR N-terminal domain-containing protein → MFNPAEVVPEFICDIGTKKGEKIDYAIMRDGVVQMLIEAKQIGTPLTLENAGQLVRYFHVSNARIGVLTNGQYWNFYTDLDKPNIMDEKPFLRLNLLDVDPYTLPELKKLTKSAFDLESVLVAAEELKYVSAVKAEIAKEFTEPGEDFVRLFATRVYEGSLTAKMREFFLGITRKAVTQFVNDRVNERLKSALGSQGAVVGAAPVTGPTPQPEVDTGEENSEGNGEGSRGIETTVEEVEAYNIVRAIVVSEVSLERIAGRDTKSHFSVLFDNTNRKPICRFRFNARQKYLGLIDGEKNEVKVPIENVEQIYDHMDAIRATVHAYLG
- a CDS encoding LysR family transcriptional regulator, with the translated sequence MTTYPSLQVLDLLVAIADHGSVGAGARAVGMAGPNASRTVRRFERELRVVLFRRTPRGSEPTEAGQAVIAWARPLLHQAEGFTLALRSLESAGRGQLDVAASMTVAEHLFPGWLAELRRHNPEDRVRLRVENSAEVTWLVLEGAVDLGFVEDPSPTPGLTHHTVTHDRLVLVVAPDHPWHVRPAVDPDDLAATPLVTREIGSGTRAVLEQALAPRTLAPAAAVLNSNAGVRASVQAGVAPGVLSELVVADLVHAGELVVVPIAGLDLVRPLLAVWRTGQPPRGIAAELVAVAERSAG
- a CDS encoding TDT family transporter, encoding MTALLADPAHPASDVTLRGVRLPPLGPAWYPAAMGTGILGTLLQTLAGRLPWGHVGSVALLVTCWVVLVLLTGGFVGRILRDSRAFTETVRDVATVPLWGTVAMGLLAVGSCTATVVPAWWPGLTRTAWAMDGVLWVLGTLIGLLTALGFGARLVGSDCGAPTTVWGLAVVGPMVSATTGTGLLSHLAGPGRIWLLLVTVGCFFLSLCVGTIVFAVAYHHHWRIAPIALAASPSAWIPLGMVGQSTAAAQSIAAQAAPALTGPAAAVIHRAADAYGVAMFAVGLPLVGWAIAVTVRGFLRRMPFSPGWWALTFPIGTLALGATLLGQGTGSALLAGVGEVGTVVLCGTVLLCAVASVRALATRGLAA
- a CDS encoding phosphatase PAP2 family protein, translating into MSVPQLRLSAHRAPAEDGIFRRSAYPLTLILAAVVAIVVITGVGFALKGHPVDLPLSKALNGLHTGALGAFTSAVYHVISPVPAIIITVVICAAIWLLGKNLRAAVALGGMVAVTWLPSAVVKMLVDRTRPDAAVMAHPFIPVQTDASFPSGHTVFIVAFVIAVAYLLRGSRWQRLWTVVGTVLVAVVALSIMIDAMHYPTDVLASIVWSLSVAPAVRVIGVDWVMPRIPFLAPPTDHPALTR
- a CDS encoding alpha/beta hydrolase is translated as MRTTTEVLPGLTLTSLTLDLPLDHAGPAAGTIEVFARVVTGEGGQDKPCLLFLQGGPGNEAPRPTLVPAGPSWLPRALEDYRVVLLDQRGTGRSAPISSTVVRQEGRVEARPAAPLAGLEVAEQARYLTHLRADGIVRDAEAVRQALGAARWTVLGQSFGGFAALHYLSAFPGSLDGVILTGGLSAVGHPIEDIYATTWQIMIRKSEEHYRRFPGDRDRVRRLSALCARGAISLPNGDRVSPDRFRTIGIRLGMQGGAEQLHYLLGLDPGSAAFAHDLAATLPFAGRNPLYAVLHESCYADGVATHWAADRTMPDRVREDVTLLGGEHLHRSLFAEDTELAAFAGVADRLAEHPWDRLYVPEQLARADVPVAAAVYQHDAYVPLEYSLETAGLLPDCRTWVTSEYEHNGLRMDPAVLDHLIGLLRGRRWL